One part of the Mycobacterium marinum genome encodes these proteins:
- a CDS encoding sigma-70 family RNA polymerase sigma factor, protein MCTPPTPSKVRSVRVVFITGSVVARGLGMSATLRRLIDVSALAGNSTQNSIANFTAPTAERERPAGDEFAVHAEPYRRELLAHCYRMTGSVHDAEDLVQETLLRAWKSYHRFEGKSSLRTWLHRIATNTCLSALEGRQRRPLPTGLAASGSDPTAPLVERAEVPWLEPLPDLMADPADPSVIVGSRESVRLAFVAALQHLSPRQRAVLLLRDVLQWKAAEVAEAIGTTTVAVNSLLQRARAQLETAQPSVDDGLVAPDSPEAQDLLTRYIAAFEAYDIDRLVEIFTAEAIWEMPPYAGWYQGARDIITLIHQQCPAECPGDMRLIPLVANGQPAAAMYMRAGETHVPFQLHVLDMVDGRVSHVTAFLDGSLFPKFGLPASI, encoded by the coding sequence ATGTGCACGCCGCCGACACCGTCGAAGGTCCGTTCAGTGCGGGTCGTATTCATTACCGGCAGCGTAGTTGCTCGAGGACTGGGAATGTCAGCGACTCTGCGTAGGCTCATTGACGTGAGTGCGCTCGCCGGGAACTCCACGCAGAACTCCATAGCGAACTTCACCGCCCCCACCGCCGAACGCGAGCGGCCGGCCGGCGACGAATTCGCTGTCCACGCCGAGCCCTACCGGCGTGAGTTGCTGGCGCACTGCTACCGGATGACCGGGTCAGTACATGACGCCGAGGATCTGGTGCAGGAGACGCTGCTGCGGGCGTGGAAGTCTTACCACCGCTTCGAGGGAAAGTCCTCGCTGCGGACCTGGCTGCATCGGATCGCCACCAACACCTGCCTGAGCGCGTTGGAGGGTCGGCAACGCAGGCCCTTGCCGACGGGGCTGGCGGCCTCGGGTTCGGATCCGACGGCACCGCTGGTCGAGCGCGCCGAGGTGCCCTGGCTCGAGCCGTTGCCCGATTTGATGGCCGATCCGGCGGATCCATCGGTGATCGTCGGCTCCCGGGAATCGGTCCGGTTGGCCTTCGTCGCCGCGTTGCAGCATCTGTCTCCCCGGCAACGAGCGGTGCTGCTGTTGCGAGACGTGCTGCAATGGAAGGCCGCCGAGGTGGCCGAAGCGATCGGCACGACCACCGTCGCCGTGAACAGCCTGCTGCAACGGGCCCGGGCACAGCTCGAGACCGCCCAGCCCAGTGTCGATGACGGACTGGTCGCACCCGATTCGCCGGAAGCCCAAGACCTGCTGACTCGCTACATCGCCGCATTCGAGGCCTACGACATCGACCGGCTGGTGGAGATATTCACCGCCGAGGCGATCTGGGAGATGCCCCCCTACGCCGGCTGGTATCAGGGCGCGCGCGACATCATCACGCTCATTCACCAGCAGTGCCCGGCCGAATGTCCCGGCGATATGCGACTCATTCCGTTGGTCGCCAACGGCCAGCCCGCCGCGGCCATGTACATGCGGGCGGGTGAGACCCATGTGCCTTTTCAGTTGCATGTGCTGGATATGGTTGACGGCCGAGTGTCACATGTGACGGCCTTCCTGGACGGCTCACTGTTCCCGAAATTCGGCCTGCCGGCTTCGATTTGA
- a CDS encoding alpha/beta hydrolase — translation MNTTRTERTFDGVGGVHIVYDVWTPDTAPKAVVVLAHGLGEHARRYDHVAQRLGAAGLVTYALDHRGHGRSGGKRVLVRDISEYTADFDTLVGIATRDNPGLKCIVLGHSMGGGIVFAYGVERPDNYDLMVLSAPAVAAQDLVSPVIAAAAKVLGVVVPGLPVQELDFTAISRDPEVVAAYQNDPQVYHGRVPAGIGRALLQVGETMPRRAPALTAPLLVIHGTDDRLIPIEGSRRLVEHVGSGDVELKEYPGLYHEAFNEPERDQVLDDVVSWITARL, via the coding sequence ATGAATACGACCCGCACTGAACGGACCTTCGACGGTGTCGGCGGCGTGCACATCGTCTACGACGTCTGGACGCCGGATACCGCGCCGAAGGCGGTCGTCGTGCTGGCGCACGGGCTGGGTGAGCATGCCCGCCGTTACGATCACGTCGCCCAACGGTTGGGAGCGGCCGGGCTGGTCACCTATGCCCTTGACCACCGTGGCCACGGCCGCTCCGGCGGCAAGCGGGTGCTGGTTCGAGACATCTCCGAGTACACCGCCGACTTCGACACCCTCGTGGGCATCGCCACCCGGGACAACCCGGGCCTGAAGTGCATCGTGCTCGGACACAGCATGGGCGGCGGGATCGTGTTCGCCTACGGCGTCGAGCGCCCGGACAACTACGACCTGATGGTGCTCTCGGCGCCGGCGGTGGCGGCCCAGGATCTGGTGTCACCGGTGATCGCGGCGGCCGCCAAAGTTCTTGGCGTGGTGGTGCCCGGGCTGCCGGTACAGGAACTGGACTTCACCGCCATATCCCGCGATCCGGAGGTGGTGGCGGCCTACCAGAACGATCCGCAGGTCTACCACGGTCGAGTCCCGGCCGGAATCGGTCGGGCGCTGCTGCAGGTGGGGGAGACCATGCCCCGGCGGGCTCCAGCCTTGACGGCGCCGCTGCTGGTGATACACGGCACCGATGACCGTTTGATTCCTATCGAGGGCAGTCGTCGCCTGGTTGAACATGTCGGATCCGGCGACGTCGAACTCAAGGAGTATCCCGGGCTCTACCACGAGGCCTTCAACGAGCCGGAGCGTGATCAGGTGCTCGACGATGTGGTCTCCTGGATCACTGCGCGGCTGTAA
- a CDS encoding DUF2786 domain-containing protein, whose product MTDDKMLARIAALLRQAEGTDNTHEADAFMSAAQRLATAASIDLAVARSHSAHRSAASAPTQRTITIGTAGTRGLRTYAQLFVLIGAANDVRCDIATNSTFLYAYGFTEDIDATHALYASLVVQMVRASDSYLATGAHRPTPTITARLNFQLAFGARVGQRLAEAREQAKTEVAMDRSRAPGTEIALRDKELELRDHYRSASQARGTWRATRASAGYSSAARRAGDRAGRQARLGQSPELPGARTALDR is encoded by the coding sequence ATGACCGACGACAAGATGCTGGCCCGTATCGCGGCCCTGCTGCGTCAGGCCGAAGGCACCGACAACACCCACGAAGCCGATGCTTTCATGAGCGCTGCCCAACGGCTGGCCACCGCGGCCTCCATCGACCTGGCCGTGGCCCGCTCTCATTCGGCCCACCGATCCGCCGCTTCGGCGCCGACCCAGCGCACCATCACCATCGGGACGGCGGGCACCCGCGGTCTGCGGACCTATGCCCAGTTGTTCGTGCTCATCGGCGCGGCAAATGACGTGCGTTGTGACATCGCAACGAATTCGACGTTCCTCTACGCCTATGGGTTCACCGAGGACATCGATGCGACCCACGCGCTGTACGCCAGCCTGGTAGTCCAGATGGTGCGGGCGTCGGATAGCTATCTGGCCACGGGCGCGCACCGGCCCACCCCGACGATCACCGCCCGGCTCAACTTTCAATTGGCGTTCGGGGCGCGGGTCGGTCAGCGCCTGGCCGAGGCGCGCGAGCAGGCGAAGACCGAAGTTGCCATGGACCGAAGCCGGGCGCCGGGCACCGAGATCGCGCTGCGGGACAAGGAACTTGAATTGCGCGACCATTACCGCAGTGCGTCGCAGGCGCGTGGTACCTGGCGGGCCACCAGGGCCTCTGCCGGGTATTCATCGGCGGCGCGGCGCGCGGGCGACCGGGCCGGGCGCCAGGCGCGGCTCGGGCAAAGCCCCGAACTGCCCGGGGCGAGGACCGCCCTGGATCGGTGA
- a CDS encoding TIGR04338 family metallohydrolase, producing the protein MTAAESSNRDFQRAKVYAAEEFVRTLFDRAAEHGTPSVEFFGTQLTLPPEGRFASVSSVQSYVDSVLGLPAVRQRWPAVSTLRVRARQAATAAHYENRGGVGTIAVPGAGPGRGAGDWAMRELVVLHEVAHHLCQVPPPHGPEFVATMCTLAELVMGPELGHVLRVVYAKEGVR; encoded by the coding sequence GTGACAGCGGCGGAGTCGTCCAACAGGGACTTCCAGCGTGCCAAGGTGTACGCGGCCGAGGAGTTCGTCCGGACCCTGTTCGATCGTGCCGCCGAACACGGCACACCCAGCGTGGAGTTCTTCGGAACGCAGTTGACACTGCCGCCGGAAGGCCGGTTTGCGTCGGTGTCGTCGGTGCAGAGTTATGTCGATTCCGTGCTGGGGCTGCCCGCGGTGCGGCAACGCTGGCCCGCCGTGTCAACGCTGCGGGTGCGGGCGCGCCAGGCGGCCACCGCGGCGCACTACGAAAACCGCGGTGGCGTGGGAACCATTGCTGTTCCCGGCGCTGGTCCCGGCCGTGGCGCCGGCGATTGGGCGATGCGCGAGCTGGTGGTGCTGCATGAAGTGGCGCATCATCTGTGTCAGGTGCCGCCGCCGCACGGCCCGGAGTTCGTGGCGACGATGTGCACCCTGGCCGAGTTGGTGATGGGGCCCGAACTCGGTCACGTGCTGCGGGTTGTGTACGCGAAAGAGGGTGTGCGGTGA